A region of bacterium DNA encodes the following proteins:
- the yedE gene encoding YedE family putative selenium transporter, with translation MRGNIFSTRWGIVAVGAAIGLMAPLLQKMGNPPNMGICVACMERDIAGAIGLHRAAVVQYLRPEIMGFVLGAFLSALVFKEFKPRGGSAPVARFLLGVCAMVGALVFLGCPWRALLRLAGGDGNAILGLVGLGTGIWIGTLFFKGGYSLGRSHGQSTSVGLMIPIVMAGLLALRLIYPPVEGQPSSGILFYSLQGPGAAKAPLLISLGAGLLIGILAQRSRFCTMGGIRDLLLFRQVHLFSGMIALLVVAWIVNLVLGQFHPGFEKQPVAHSQHLWNFAGMLVAGLAFALAGGCPGRQLFMAGEGDNDAGIFVLGMIVGAAMAHNFGLASSPQGIGPNGAVAVALALAMCLFIGFTNLKRV, from the coding sequence ATGAGGGGCAATATATTCTCTACGCGTTGGGGGATTGTGGCGGTAGGGGCTGCCATAGGCCTGATGGCTCCCTTGCTTCAGAAGATGGGGAATCCTCCCAACATGGGCATCTGTGTGGCCTGCATGGAAAGGGACATAGCAGGCGCCATAGGTCTTCACAGGGCCGCGGTAGTCCAGTATTTGAGACCCGAGATAATGGGCTTTGTCTTGGGAGCTTTCCTCTCTGCCCTAGTCTTTAAAGAATTCAAGCCCAGGGGGGGCTCGGCCCCGGTGGCCAGGTTTCTTCTAGGTGTTTGCGCCATGGTGGGCGCTCTTGTTTTTCTGGGTTGTCCCTGGAGGGCTCTTCTTAGGCTTGCAGGCGGAGATGGTAATGCCATCTTGGGCTTGGTGGGACTGGGTACCGGCATATGGATAGGGACTCTTTTTTTCAAGGGGGGCTATTCCCTCGGTCGAAGCCACGGGCAGAGCACCTCTGTGGGCCTCATGATTCCCATCGTGATGGCAGGGCTTTTGGCTCTCAGGCTGATATATCCGCCAGTTGAGGGCCAGCCCTCGAGTGGAATCCTCTTTTACAGCCTTCAAGGACCTGGGGCTGCCAAAGCTCCACTTTTGATTTCCCTTGGTGCTGGGCTTTTGATCGGAATACTGGCTCAAAGAAGCCGTTTTTGCACCATGGGCGGGATTCGAGATCTGCTTTTATTTCGTCAAGTGCACCTTTTTTCGGGAATGATCGCCCTGTTAGTGGTGGCATGGATTGTAAATCTAGTCCTGGGCCAGTTCCATCCAGGTTTTGAAAAGCAGCCTGTGGCGCATTCCCAGCACCTTTGGAACTTCGCTGGCATGCTGGTGGCAGGCCTGGCTTTTGCTCTGGCAGGGGGTTGCCCGGGCAGACAGCTTTTTATGGCAGGAGAGGGAGACAATGATGCCGGGATCTTCGTGCTGGGGATGATAGTGGGAGCAGCCATGGCTCATAACTTTGGCCTGGCCAGCAGTCCCCAGGGCATAGGTCCTAACGGTGCTGTGGCTGTGGCTTTGGCTCTTGCCATGTGTCTTTTCATTGGTTTTACCAACTTGAAAAGAGTCTGA
- a CDS encoding FAD-linked oxidase C-terminal domain-containing protein translates to MKSSLIKEFRKILGQDRCLHSPEDLYAYSHDCYARGKPELVLLPRTTQEVSSILRLAHREAIPVTPRGAGSSLCGATTPIKGGIVLATNQMNRILEVSQEDRLAVLEPGVVTLRLHQAVEAVGLFYPPDPASYAMSLMGGNVATNAGGPRCLKYGVTRDYLLGLEVVLADGEVLHTGSRAVKDVTGYDLTRLFCGSEGTLGVITRITVRLIPKPETKRTILASLGTVEEASRMVSRIIGAGILPTTLEFMDQAYIRTVEELMHLGLPLDAGAMLLIEVDGFEEAVERQARIVEQFCREHGALDVAVAKNSQESEELWRGRRMGTVALMRAAKLMISHDATVPASSIPSLVAHTHEVARQADLKVVIIGHAGDGNMHPIFLLDPSRPQEMERFQEASRELFRFTVEHGGTLSGEHGIGLEKNPYLHLQVNPIGMRTMKAIKKALDPKGILNPGKFV, encoded by the coding sequence GTGAAATCATCACTCATAAAAGAGTTCAGGAAGATCCTGGGACAGGATCGCTGTTTGCATTCCCCAGAGGACCTGTATGCCTACTCGCATGACTGCTATGCCAGGGGAAAACCCGAGCTCGTACTTTTACCCAGGACCACCCAGGAGGTCTCATCCATCTTGCGCCTGGCCCACAGGGAAGCAATTCCCGTTACTCCCCGTGGAGCAGGCTCTAGCCTGTGTGGAGCCACAACCCCCATAAAGGGGGGCATAGTGCTGGCCACCAATCAGATGAACAGAATCCTGGAGGTAAGCCAGGAGGACCGTTTGGCTGTTCTGGAACCAGGTGTTGTGACCCTTAGGCTTCACCAAGCCGTGGAGGCCGTGGGACTCTTCTACCCCCCTGATCCAGCCTCTTATGCCATGTCCCTGATGGGGGGAAACGTGGCCACCAATGCAGGAGGACCCCGTTGTCTCAAGTATGGGGTAACCAGGGATTACTTGCTGGGTTTGGAAGTGGTCTTGGCAGACGGGGAGGTGCTTCATACTGGAAGCCGCGCTGTCAAAGACGTTACCGGATATGACCTTACAAGGCTCTTCTGCGGCTCTGAAGGCACCCTCGGTGTCATCACCCGTATAACCGTAAGGCTCATACCCAAGCCTGAAACAAAACGAACCATCCTGGCCAGCCTGGGCACCGTAGAGGAAGCCAGCCGTATGGTGTCTCGTATCATAGGGGCCGGGATCCTGCCCACCACCCTCGAATTCATGGATCAAGCCTATATCAGGACCGTGGAGGAGCTGATGCATCTGGGACTTCCCCTGGATGCCGGGGCCATGCTCCTCATCGAGGTGGACGGCTTTGAAGAGGCAGTGGAGCGCCAGGCCCGGATAGTGGAGCAGTTCTGTAGGGAGCATGGAGCCCTGGATGTGGCCGTGGCCAAAAACTCACAGGAAAGCGAGGAGCTTTGGCGGGGCAGGCGCATGGGCACGGTGGCCCTCATGAGAGCGGCCAAGCTTATGATATCCCACGACGCCACTGTGCCTGCAAGCAGCATTCCCAGTTTGGTGGCTCACACTCATGAAGTGGCCAGACAGGCGGATCTCAAGGTGGTCATAATAGGGCATGCCGGAGATGGAAACATGCACCCTATTTTCCTCCTGGACCCTTCCCGCCCCCAAGAGATGGAACGTTTTCAGGAGGCATCCAGAGAGCTTTTCCGCTTCACTGTGGAGCACGGCGGCACACTGTCTGGAGAACATGGAATTGGCCTGGAGAAGAACCCCTACCTCCATCTCCAGGTGAACCCAATAGGAATGCGCACCATGAAGGCCATAAAAAAAGCCCTGGATCCCAAAGGCATACTCAATCCAGGGAAATTTGTTTGA
- a CDS encoding (Fe-S)-binding protein, with product MLPHDQVMKEALKCSGCGFCLSACPVYRILGIETLASRGRMDTVRGMLLGELKLSPRMEEILSTCLMCQACEASCPPGAAVHKVILEGRHRAVQEKGLPWPKRLAFRRLLKNREALARALSLVRKIQRPSPKAGNPGLRHLPTLFSGLSGGRALPPIAKKPLRERFPEVVSPPPGVAVRGRVGFFCGCYMDFVETTVGDAALRVLSREGFEVFFPREQICCGAPAFYSGDLEGTLEIALLNGKAFSRMDLDAVLVTCATCGSGLKEGYHIAAQHLQGKDRAVVQALSLKAQDLSKFLIAQGLSERLSLPQPLTVTYHDPCHHVRGQNISRQPRDLLLCVENITLKEMAEPARCCGGGGSFSLSNPEISVEIGRWKIQDILSTGAQAVVTSCPGCILQIQEVAQREGAEFQVLHLVELLDLAAEKKS from the coding sequence ATGCTGCCCCATGATCAGGTCATGAAAGAAGCTCTTAAGTGCTCAGGATGCGGTTTTTGTTTAAGCGCGTGTCCTGTGTACAGGATCTTGGGCATCGAGACCCTTGCCTCCAGGGGTCGGATGGATACTGTTCGAGGCATGCTCTTGGGAGAGCTCAAGCTCTCCCCACGCATGGAGGAGATTCTTTCCACCTGTCTCATGTGCCAGGCTTGCGAGGCCTCATGTCCCCCTGGGGCGGCTGTTCATAAGGTAATCCTGGAGGGGCGTCACAGGGCGGTCCAGGAGAAAGGCCTGCCTTGGCCCAAGAGACTGGCTTTCAGAAGATTGCTGAAGAATAGAGAGGCATTGGCCAGGGCCCTGAGTCTCGTCAGAAAGATTCAGAGACCTTCTCCCAAGGCAGGAAATCCTGGTTTGAGGCATCTTCCAACTCTTTTTTCAGGCCTTTCAGGAGGAAGGGCTCTTCCCCCCATTGCCAAGAAACCTCTGAGGGAGCGCTTTCCAGAGGTGGTGTCTCCGCCACCGGGGGTGGCCGTGAGAGGCCGTGTGGGATTCTTTTGCGGCTGTTACATGGATTTTGTGGAGACCACCGTGGGAGATGCGGCTCTGAGGGTTCTATCCAGGGAGGGATTTGAGGTCTTTTTTCCCAGGGAGCAGATCTGTTGTGGAGCCCCTGCATTTTACAGCGGAGACCTGGAGGGTACCTTGGAGATAGCCCTTTTGAATGGGAAGGCCTTCTCAAGAATGGATCTGGATGCAGTGCTGGTGACATGTGCCACCTGCGGCTCAGGGCTAAAAGAGGGCTACCACATAGCAGCACAACATCTGCAAGGAAAAGACAGGGCCGTGGTACAAGCACTCAGCCTGAAAGCTCAAGATCTTAGCAAATTTCTTATTGCTCAAGGCCTCAGCGAGAGGCTTTCCCTCCCGCAGCCTCTGACTGTCACCTATCATGATCCCTGCCATCACGTGCGGGGGCAAAACATATCCCGTCAACCCAGAGATCTTCTCCTCTGTGTGGAAAACATCACCCTCAAGGAAATGGCCGAACCGGCCCGATGCTGTGGAGGAGGAGGTTCTTTTAGTTTGAGCAACCCGGAGATCTCCGTGGAAATAGGAAGATGGAAGATCCAAGACATCCTTTCCACAGGAGCGCAGGCAGTTGTAACGAGTTGCCCCGGCTGCATCCTGCAGATTCAGGAGGTAGCCCAAAGAGAGGGAGCCGAATTCCAGGTTCTCCATTTGGTGGAGTTGCTGGATTTGGCTGCTGAAAAAAAGAGCTAA
- a CDS encoding class II aldolase/adducin family protein — protein sequence MPLPVKVLPPGILRSFQQVGRDLFIQGLNSSHSGNMSLREKDMLWITQRGAPLARLTARQLVPVFLEDPTYRPVTASSELPVHLEIHLRKGPGAVVHAHPPAAVALSLNQETIQPVDLEGRHHLPCVDVLASCEPYDPAQMAGAIGRALESSRIVVVRAHGTFAWGKDLWEAMHWSSALEHSSRILLLARLK from the coding sequence TTGCCTTTGCCCGTGAAAGTCCTTCCGCCGGGTATCTTGAGATCCTTCCAGCAGGTGGGAAGGGATCTTTTTATACAAGGGCTCAATTCTTCCCACAGTGGAAACATGAGCCTGAGGGAAAAGGATATGCTTTGGATCACTCAAAGGGGAGCTCCTTTGGCCAGGCTAACAGCCAGGCAGCTGGTGCCTGTGTTTTTGGAAGATCCCACCTACCGTCCTGTGACAGCCTCAAGCGAGCTCCCAGTCCACCTGGAGATACACCTTCGTAAGGGTCCAGGTGCAGTTGTTCATGCCCACCCACCGGCTGCAGTGGCCCTTTCCTTGAACCAAGAGACCATCCAGCCTGTGGACTTGGAAGGACGTCACCACCTTCCTTGCGTTGATGTTCTTGCCTCTTGCGAGCCCTATGACCCGGCGCAAATGGCTGGAGCCATTGGCAGGGCTCTGGAGAGTTCCCGCATAGTGGTGGTCCGGGCCCACGGCACCTTTGCATGGGGTAAAGACCTTTGGGAAGCCATGCATTGGAGTTCGGCTCTCGAGCACTCCTCAAGAATTCTTTTGTTGGCCAGGTTAAAATAG
- a CDS encoding MFS transporter: MAGPPPSQQFPLDPHRWFVFGTIAAVYFFVYFHRVAPAVIVPDLIREFNADATALGIMASMYFYLYALEQPLVGYLSDLMGPRRVVGIWSLAAAIGCLLFALAPTLGWAAVGRGLLGLGVGGIFIPGMKAFSQWFPKREFSGLVGIFLAVGNLGALCATSPLAWMAQSMGWRTTFLGLGGLSLALAFLILVKLKDAPIDSSTLVHEKRAPSPGLSLVREVVFSLRFWLLFAIFFGVFGSYGTLQSLWATPYLMSSLGVERLQASFVNMLLPLGLILGAPILGKWVDRLGSTRRELLLVLAWVQTLLWVVLATGSISQLLGASVVLFLFGFTAGGLATSFWGVVRHSTAGRIMGVTTGLLNIAPFLGSGILQVATGAILDQVGKTGEMYCSAAYERAFLLCLWAALLPSLAAVVFRKKIHSGDQSPSSGEYSR, encoded by the coding sequence GTGGCCGGGCCGCCCCCTTCCCAGCAATTTCCTCTGGACCCACACCGGTGGTTTGTCTTTGGCACCATAGCAGCGGTCTATTTTTTTGTTTATTTCCACAGGGTGGCCCCAGCGGTCATCGTGCCCGACCTGATCAGGGAATTCAATGCAGATGCCACGGCCCTCGGAATAATGGCCTCCATGTATTTTTATCTGTATGCACTGGAGCAACCTCTTGTGGGATATCTCTCGGATCTCATGGGTCCCAGGAGGGTGGTGGGCATATGGTCCTTGGCAGCAGCAATAGGATGCCTGCTTTTCGCCCTGGCTCCCACCTTGGGATGGGCCGCTGTGGGAAGAGGGCTCTTGGGGCTTGGGGTTGGTGGAATCTTCATCCCCGGGATGAAGGCCTTTTCTCAGTGGTTCCCCAAGAGGGAATTCTCAGGTCTGGTGGGGATATTTCTGGCCGTGGGGAATCTGGGTGCTCTTTGTGCCACAAGCCCTCTGGCCTGGATGGCCCAGAGCATGGGATGGAGAACCACGTTCCTGGGGCTAGGCGGCCTCAGCCTGGCCTTGGCTTTCCTGATCCTCGTCAAGCTAAAAGACGCACCCATTGATTCTTCCACTTTGGTCCATGAAAAGAGAGCCCCGAGCCCTGGTCTTAGCCTGGTGAGGGAAGTGGTTTTCTCATTACGCTTCTGGCTTCTATTTGCCATTTTCTTCGGGGTTTTTGGTTCTTATGGAACCCTACAGAGTCTATGGGCCACTCCCTACTTGATGAGCAGCCTTGGTGTGGAAAGGCTTCAGGCCAGCTTCGTCAACATGCTGCTACCTTTGGGATTGATCCTGGGGGCTCCCATATTGGGCAAATGGGTTGACAGGCTGGGCAGCACCCGCAGGGAACTGCTTCTTGTCCTGGCTTGGGTGCAGACCCTTCTTTGGGTTGTTCTGGCCACGGGATCCATCTCGCAGCTCCTTGGCGCCTCTGTGGTTCTATTCCTGTTTGGATTTACTGCTGGGGGTCTGGCCACCTCTTTTTGGGGGGTCGTCAGACACAGTACTGCGGGCAGGATCATGGGAGTGACCACTGGGCTTTTGAACATAGCCCCTTTTCTGGGTTCGGGAATTCTGCAGGTGGCAACCGGAGCTATCTTAGACCAGGTGGGAAAGACCGGCGAAATGTACTGTAGCGCTGCCTATGAAAGGGCCTTTTTGCTTTGTCTTTGGGCAGCTCTTCTCCCAAGCCTGGCCGCAGTGGTCTTCAGAAAGAAAATCCACTCAGGGGATCAATCTCCCTCTTCGGGAGAATATTCCCGGTAA
- a CDS encoding ATP-binding protein, with amino-acid sequence MKRWQKTGFSRGKRPTGNHGLNGPRVPWRALRGTCRTSQIPADTTDQIPQLDGEIVGQKRALRALELATRVSERDYNVFVSGPARTGKTFLVTSYLSRVAKGLPTPPDWVYVNDFKDLDRPKVLCLPPGRGRQLRKDLENLVKEIQTELTKAFHADGYQLLRDKLQAELDRARTELLRDLERRVEAEGFVLHVGGEGMSISAAREGRPLSDEEIRSLGEQERARLEKIGDALHGELNRVAREMQAMDRNLREKEAALREEVARQTVAPLFQRMEALYGDVEPVRNFLGEMQEDLLARLEELAPWEEGQEDMGAPGESPWDRYKINLFVEHASDGGAPVVMEPNPTYPNLFGKVERRAEMGVLTTDIQLIRPGAIHKANGGFLILQAEDVLQWPLAWEALKRALRFGEIRIEDTGEQMGVVTAKGLSPEPIPLQCRVVLIGSPGLHQMLYMYDDQFRKIFKVKADLDDEMDRGPEELRAFCSYLATVCRKWNLLPIDRTGMARLVEYGSELAGHQEKLTLQLSEVEDIVREAHIWAREQGASIINVNHVEQAIQEKTRRSNLPEEKIQELIQQGVLLISTQGKAVGVVNGLSVYDLGDHIFARPSRVTGSISLGRDGVLDIEREAKLGGNIHTKGILILTGFLRWRFAQDKPLSLSASLCFEQSYEDVEGDSASCAELCALLSALADLPVEQGIAVTGAVSQHGEVLPVGDVTRKIEGFYEVCKLQGLSGSQGVIIPAANLQDLMLPMEIVNAVRRKKFHVFAVENVDQAMEILTGVPAGKLQEDGAFEPGSINDRIDETLRRLNELYREYSPEEGD; translated from the coding sequence ATGAAAAGATGGCAAAAAACAGGCTTTAGTCGTGGGAAAAGGCCTACAGGGAATCATGGCCTCAATGGGCCCAGGGTGCCGTGGAGGGCCTTACGGGGCACCTGTCGGACTTCCCAAATACCAGCGGACACCACAGATCAAATCCCACAGTTAGATGGTGAGATAGTGGGCCAGAAGAGGGCTTTGAGGGCTCTGGAACTGGCCACTCGTGTGTCAGAGAGAGATTACAATGTTTTTGTCTCGGGGCCGGCCCGTACAGGAAAGACCTTCTTGGTGACTTCTTACCTGAGCCGGGTGGCCAAGGGTCTTCCTACGCCACCTGACTGGGTTTATGTGAACGACTTCAAGGACTTGGACCGTCCAAAGGTGCTATGCCTGCCTCCTGGTAGGGGCCGTCAACTGAGAAAGGATCTGGAGAACTTGGTCAAGGAGATCCAAACAGAGTTGACCAAGGCATTTCATGCAGACGGGTACCAGCTTTTGAGGGATAAGCTTCAGGCCGAGCTTGACAGGGCGCGCACAGAACTGCTCAGAGACCTGGAGCGCAGGGTGGAAGCCGAGGGGTTTGTGCTTCATGTGGGTGGTGAGGGGATGTCCATATCTGCTGCACGGGAAGGTCGTCCCCTCAGTGATGAGGAGATTCGGAGTCTGGGAGAGCAGGAGCGTGCAAGGCTTGAAAAGATAGGGGATGCTCTTCACGGAGAATTGAACAGGGTGGCCAGGGAGATGCAGGCAATGGACAGGAATCTCCGAGAAAAGGAGGCTGCTCTTCGTGAAGAGGTGGCACGGCAGACCGTGGCCCCCTTGTTTCAGAGGATGGAAGCTCTCTATGGGGATGTGGAGCCTGTGAGAAACTTTCTTGGAGAGATGCAGGAGGATTTGCTGGCCCGGCTTGAGGAACTGGCCCCTTGGGAAGAGGGACAGGAGGATATGGGAGCGCCGGGGGAATCTCCGTGGGACAGGTACAAGATCAATTTGTTCGTGGAGCACGCCTCGGATGGGGGTGCTCCTGTGGTCATGGAGCCCAACCCTACGTATCCCAATTTGTTTGGGAAGGTGGAGAGAAGGGCGGAGATGGGGGTACTGACCACGGACATCCAGCTCATCCGCCCCGGAGCCATTCACAAGGCCAACGGGGGCTTCCTGATATTGCAGGCAGAAGATGTGCTTCAGTGGCCTCTGGCCTGGGAGGCTCTCAAGAGGGCTTTGCGCTTCGGAGAGATCCGCATAGAGGACACGGGTGAGCAGATGGGAGTTGTTACTGCCAAGGGCCTCTCTCCTGAGCCTATCCCGCTTCAGTGCAGGGTCGTTCTCATAGGAAGCCCCGGGTTACACCAGATGCTTTACATGTATGACGATCAATTCAGGAAGATCTTCAAGGTAAAGGCAGATCTGGACGATGAAATGGATCGGGGCCCCGAGGAGCTAAGGGCTTTCTGCTCCTATCTGGCTACGGTGTGCCGGAAGTGGAATCTGCTGCCCATTGATAGGACGGGCATGGCCAGGCTGGTGGAGTATGGCTCGGAATTGGCCGGCCACCAGGAGAAGCTGACCCTGCAGCTTTCCGAAGTGGAGGACATAGTGCGTGAGGCTCACATATGGGCCCGCGAACAGGGAGCCAGCATCATAAACGTAAACCATGTGGAACAGGCAATCCAGGAGAAGACCAGACGCTCCAATCTTCCAGAGGAAAAGATACAGGAACTGATTCAGCAGGGAGTATTGCTCATATCCACACAGGGCAAGGCAGTGGGAGTGGTCAACGGGCTTTCGGTTTATGATCTGGGAGACCACATTTTCGCCAGGCCCAGCAGGGTTACGGGCAGCATCTCCCTGGGTCGTGACGGGGTACTGGACATAGAGAGGGAGGCCAAACTTGGGGGAAACATCCACACCAAGGGAATCCTGATCCTTACGGGATTCTTAAGGTGGCGCTTTGCCCAGGACAAACCCTTGTCCCTCTCGGCCAGCCTTTGTTTTGAGCAGAGCTATGAGGACGTGGAAGGTGACAGCGCTTCCTGCGCAGAATTGTGTGCGCTTCTTTCTGCCCTGGCCGACCTGCCTGTGGAGCAGGGTATAGCTGTGACCGGTGCGGTAAGCCAGCACGGGGAGGTGCTCCCAGTGGGGGATGTCACCAGGAAGATCGAAGGCTTCTACGAGGTGTGCAAGCTTCAGGGGCTCTCGGGCAGCCAGGGGGTGATAATTCCAGCGGCCAATTTGCAGGATCTGATGCTGCCCATGGAAATAGTCAATGCGGTGAGGCGCAAGAAGTTTCATGTGTTTGCAGTGGAAAACGTGGATCAGGCCATGGAAATTTTAACCGGTGTGCCAGCCGGCAAGCTACAGGAGGATGGAGCCTTTGAGCCCGGCTCCATCAATGACCGCATAGATGAGACTCTAAGAAGATTGAACGAACTTTACCGGGAATATTCTCCCGAAGAGGGAGATTGA
- a CDS encoding sugar phosphate nucleotidyltransferase has product MARIHAQDLVAVILAGGAGTRFWPLSTEQKPKQFLRILDERSLLRMSLERLEGMVPVHRTLVLTKAEMIPLVVRDLPELPQRNILGEPLRRDTAAAVCLAALVCKRLFGEAVMAVLTADHLIWPVNEFQDSLASAVRAARSSKALYTFGIPPTHPATGYGYLELGEELQRDGHVRHHRILRFREKPDLETAKTYLQSGRFMWNSGMFVWSVQTILEEIKRHLPVHFQELSKAMEHWDTPQWPDALSRAFSFLDTVSVDYGVMEKATEIRCVVGTWQWKDVGGWPSIMELLPKDDKGNAVRGKLFSENSARNLVFCEDPQEKVALLGVEGLVVARAGKKTLVARMEEAERLKALVQRFKQDLEEP; this is encoded by the coding sequence ATGGCCAGAATCCATGCCCAAGATCTAGTGGCGGTCATTCTTGCAGGAGGGGCCGGCACCCGTTTCTGGCCCCTTAGCACAGAGCAAAAACCCAAGCAGTTCTTGAGGATTCTGGATGAAAGAAGCCTGCTACGCATGAGCCTGGAGAGGCTGGAGGGCATGGTGCCTGTGCATAGAACCCTGGTTCTAACCAAGGCCGAGATGATTCCCCTTGTGGTCAGGGATCTGCCGGAGCTTCCCCAAAGGAACATATTGGGGGAGCCATTGAGAAGGGACACGGCGGCTGCGGTTTGTCTGGCAGCTCTTGTGTGTAAAAGGTTGTTCGGGGAGGCTGTCATGGCGGTTCTCACAGCCGACCATCTCATCTGGCCAGTAAATGAATTCCAGGACTCCCTGGCTTCGGCTGTAAGGGCTGCCCGCTCCAGCAAGGCGCTCTATACCTTCGGGATTCCTCCCACCCATCCAGCCACTGGTTATGGGTATCTGGAGTTGGGTGAGGAACTCCAGCGCGACGGCCATGTGCGCCATCACAGGATTCTCAGGTTCAGGGAGAAGCCTGACCTGGAGACAGCCAAGACCTATTTGCAATCGGGCAGGTTCATGTGGAATTCTGGGATGTTCGTGTGGTCCGTGCAGACCATCCTTGAGGAGATAAAGCGTCATCTTCCCGTTCATTTCCAGGAGCTTTCCAAGGCCATGGAGCACTGGGACACTCCACAGTGGCCTGATGCGCTATCAAGAGCTTTTTCTTTCTTGGATACGGTCTCGGTGGACTACGGTGTCATGGAAAAGGCTACGGAAATAAGGTGTGTGGTAGGCACATGGCAGTGGAAAGACGTGGGAGGATGGCCCTCCATAATGGAGCTTCTTCCCAAAGATGATAAGGGCAATGCGGTCAGGGGGAAGCTTTTCTCTGAGAATTCGGCAAGAAATCTGGTCTTCTGCGAAGATCCCCAAGAAAAGGTAGCTCTCCTGGGGGTGGAGGGCTTGGTGGTGGCCAGGGCAGGCAAAAAGACTCTTGTGGCCCGCATGGAAGAGGCTGAGAGGTTAAAAGCCTTGGTACAGCGCTTCAAGCAAGATCTGGAAGAGCCTTGA